From the genome of Aliarcobacter lanthieri:
GGATAGATGAGAATTTTAATATTTTAGACAAGTTTCATAGATATTATCTTTCAAGATATCCATTAAATATATACTCTTACGCTGTTCATAGATTAACCCCAGAACTTATATTAGATTATAGAAAAGATAAAAATTATAGTTCATATTTTGCACAGGATTTGGATTTTGAAGATTTTTGTAAAAATAGTAATATTCTAATAGCACATAATATTGATTTTGAGTTAAGACATATTGATAAAAGAGTAAAATTTGATAAACATATTTGTACTATGAAAGAAAATAAACATATAGTAAAAGTTTATGATAAAATAGGAAGACTTAAAAATCCAAAGTTAGATGAAGTTTGTAGATATTATGGAATAGAATTTGATCCTTCAAAATATCACAGTGCAACTTATGATGTGACAAAAACTTATGAAATATTAAAGAAAATGAGATTTTTTTAAATCTCAATTCCATTATCTAATAAAATTTTATTTCTACCACTTTGTTTTGCTCTATAAAGTAAAGAATCAGCTTTTTGAACAGTATTTTCATAAGTTGGATATTTATTTCGTATAGCTACTCCAGCTGAAAATGTAAGTTTTATTTTTTTATCTTTATAGATAAAGCTATTTTCTGTAACAACACTTTTAATCCTTTTTAAAAACATTAAAAGTTCTCTATCAAGATTAAAATGAACAACTGCTATAAATTCTTCACCACCATAACGCCCAACTAAATCATGATCTCTTATACTTTTATCTAAAATTTTTCCAAATGTGGAAAGTACTACATCGCCACCTTCATGTCCATAAGTATCATTTATATTTTTAAAATGGTCAATATCGAAAAATACTACAGCATATTGAGTTTGTAATCTACTATATGAACTTTCAATTTTAGTAACTTCTTCATTAAAAGCTTTTCTTGTAAGAATTTGAGTTAAAAAATCTTTTCTGTTTTCTGCTTTTGTTCTACTTAGTTCATTTTCTAAACTATTAATCTTTTCTTCTAACTCTTCTATTTTAGATTTTCCACTTTCAAGTTTATTTGTTACATTAGTCATCTCTTGTTCTATAGAAGTAGCAGCTAAAACTAATTCATTTTGTAATTTTTCTAGAACTCCAACTCCACCATTTCTTAAATCTATAGCTTGGATTTTTTCTTTTATATTTAAAACCTTTTTAGTTCCATTACCACTACTAAAAATAGCTTCATTGAAATATTCTTCCATAAGTAAAACAAGTTTTGATATATCTTCTGTTTTTTGAATAACAAGTTTTTTATCTTTTTCAAATCGTTGTATAATTAATTTTTCAATTTTAATTTGAATATTTTTTTCAAAAATAAGATTTGGATTGTTTTTTAATTCATCAAATAAAATATCTATATTATTATCATTGTCTTGGCTAATTGATGGAGTAATAGATTGTTTTAAAATATCAACTATAACTTCTACATTATGAGGATGAACTCTTTTTAGTAAAAGCTGTATAATTTTTTCTAAAGAATCAATCTTATTTTCAATAGCTTCATTATATTCTATATCATTTAATTGGCTTAAAAAATTTTTCATATATTTTTACCTTAAAACTAAAAGTTATTTAAATCTTAGGCTGGATTTAGGCTAAGATTTAAATTATATCTAAAAAATAAGAATTAATATAATTTTATATTAAATTTTTTATAGAACTTTATCTATTTGAGTATCAGAAGTATTCTTTTCTTTTTCTTCTTTTTTTATTTTAGGAGTAGTATTTTTAATAGTATTTTCTTCTGATCTTTTTACTAAACTATTTCCTTCAAAAATTCCTTTTGCTTCTATTACAAACTCTTCTGATATTACTGAACCAGTTACTTTTCCATCAGGTTTTATATCTACTCTATCTGCATTTATAGAACCTTCTGCTAAACCTTGAACTATAACTCTTAAAGCTATAATTTCACCTTTTATCTTTCCTTCTTTTCCTATATTTATCTCTTGTTCAGATACAATATTACCTTCAAAATATCCATCTATATATAAGTTACAAGATAATTTGATATCACCTCTTATTTCAGTTCCTGCAGTGATAATTGTAGTTGAGGAGTCGGATCTTGTATTTTGATGTGATTGATTGCTGTTACTAAAGATTCCCATGATATTTCTGTTTCCTTTTCAAAAATTTCTGTATAATTTGTTAAATCCCATTTTACAAAAGTAAGAGGATTAAGTGATTTGGATAAAAAACGTACCTCATAGTGTAGATGAGGACCACTACTCATACCAGTATTCCCAGAGTATGCTATTAGATCACCTTTTTTAACAAAAGATCCTGATTTTACTACAGTTTTATTTAAATGAGCATAATATGATTTAAATCCATAAATATGCTGTATAGTGATTAAATTTCCATTAAATTTATCAAATGCAGCATTTTCTACTATTCCATCTGCTGTAGCAAATACAGGTGTTCCTATTGGTGCTCTTAAATCAATTCCTAAATGTAATGCTTTTTTATTTAAAATAGGATGGTGTCTATATCCAAAATAGCTAGATATATCTACTTTTTCCATAGGTGAACCACTAGGAATTAGTTGTAAAAGTGTCATTTTTTGTTCTGAATCTAGTCTTGCGATATCAACTCTTTGTTTTAATGGAAGTTCATTTTCTGTTGATATTCCAATAATTGACTCAATTTTAGTAAGATAATCTGTTGCTTCACTAATCTCTTCTTTTTTCTCATGAAGTTCCATTTGTGTTTGACTTATCAGATTATTTAACTCTTCATTAATTCTTTTAAATTCAACTAATTCTAATTCTATTTCAAGCCTATCTTTATCTAATTGAATAAGTGTAATATTTACAAAAATAAAAGCACAAATTAATATAACTAAACTTGTTAAAATAGTGTAAATAGTATAAATTAAAGGTTTCTTTTTTATTCTTAATTGTTTTATACCATTATCATCATTTATTGTAAATGTTATATATTGATTTGCGTATTTATCCATTGTTTTCTCTTTAAACTTCAGATAAATAACCTTAAGCTAAAAGTTTTTTAACCATCTCATTTATTCTTTTACCATCAGCAACACCAGCAAATTTTTTTGAAGCAGCTCCCATAACTTTACCCATATCTTTGATAGTTGTGGCTCCAACTTGATTTATTACTTCTTTCATGCCAATTTCAAGTTCATCATCACTTAATTGCTTTGGTAAGTATTGCATGAAAATATCAACTTGCTCTTTTTCTTTTTGTACTAAATCATCTCTTGAAGCAGCACTATATTGAGAAATTGCCTCTTCTCTTTGTTTTATCCCTTTTTGAATAAGTTTGATGATTTCATCATCTTCTAAAACTCTTCTTTCATCAACTTCTATTTGTTTTATCATAGTATTAATTGCACGTATTGAATCTCTTTTTACAATTTCTTTTTCTCTCATAGCATTTTTTAAATCTTCATTTAATTGTTCTTTTAAACTCATTTATTCTCCTTTTTTAACTTTTGATTATATTATTTTTTTAGTTAAAACTTTCTACTAATTCTTCAAGCTCTAAAAATCTATCTACTTTTTGTTCATAGATTTCCTTATTTTTATCTAATTCAGTGGATAAAGATACAATTCCTTTTTCTTCATAACATTTTGGATTCGCTAAACAATCATTTAATTCTTTTATTATTTTTTCTAAATCTTCTATTTCATTTGGTAAATTATCATATTCTCTTTGGTCTTTATATGATAACTTTGTTTGTTTCTTAGGCTCTTTAAATGAAGCTTGAGTGTTTTTTTCTTTTTGAATTTCAAACTCTAAAGAGTCTAATTCTTCTAACTCTTTTTCAATTTCTAAATATTCACTATATGGTTGAAAACTTTCCATAATATGACCATTTCCTTTAAATACAAATAGTTTTTTCGCTATTTTATCAACAAAATATCTATCATGAGAAACAAATATTAAAGCTCCTTGGAAATTTTGTAAATACTCCTCAAGTATATTTATTGTAGGGATATCTAAATCATTTGTAGGCTCATCTAGTATTAAACAATCAACTCTTTTAGTAAAAAGTAAGGCTAAAGCAACTCTGTTTTTTTCTCCACCACTTAAAACTCCAACTTTTTTATCTAGATACTCTTTGGGAAATAGAAAATTTTTTAAGTAGCCAAAAACATGCATATTTCTTCCGTCATCGAGTACAACTCTATCTCCACCATTTGGACAGAAAACTTCCATAATAGTTTTATTATCATCTAGCATCTCTCGTTGTTGGTCAAAATATCCTATTTCAAAATCTCCTTTTTTAAATTTTCCATTATCAATTTCTAATTTTTCCATAAATATTTTAAGAAGTGTTGATTTTCCACTCCCATTTGGGCCAACTATTGCAATAGTGTCTTTTTGCAAAATTCTAGTTGTAAAGTCTTTTATTAGTTCTTTTTCTCCTAAAGTTTTATAAATATTATCTAATTCATAAAGCATTTTTTTTCTATTTTGTTGCTTCTCTTCACTATTAAAGCTTTTTTGCTCTCTTTGAAGCTCTAAACTCATTTTTCTAATAGCAGCTGGATTTGTTTTTGCTTTTTTCTTTAATTCAAAATATTCTGATTTTCTTCTTTCATTTCTTTTTCTTCTTGCAGTAACTCCATGTTGCATCCAATGAGCTTCTTGTTTTACCATTCTTAAAAGATTTTCATGTTCTTTTTGCATATTTGATAAAATTTGTGCTTTTTGTTCTAAATATGATGAGTATCCTCCGTTAAATCTTCTAAGTTCTCCACCATCTATTTCAACTACACTTGTTGCTATGTTATCTATAAAATATCTATCATGCGAAATAAAAAGTAGGGTAAAATTATTTTTTAAAAGTAACTCTTCTAAAAACTCAACCATATAAACATCAAGATGGTTTGTAGGCTCATCAAGTAGTAGAACATCAGGCTTCTTTAAAATTAATCCAGCTAAACTAACACGACGTTGTTCCCCACCACTTAGCATATTTACATCTTTATATTCATACTGTTTTAATTGAAATTCTATTAAAACTCGTTCAATCATATTATCTAAATCCCATGCATTATGAAAATCTATGAATGTTGCTAGTTCACTTTGTTTTCTTAAAAGTTCTTCATTTTCATAATCTGTCATAAGAAGATTTGTTATTTTTTCATACTCAGTTTTAGCATTTTTTAGTTCTGCTAGCTGATTTTCTATTGCATCTCTTACACTTAAATTTGCTTCAAATTTTGGTTGTTGATCAAGCATCTCTATTTTTATTGATTTATCAATAGCCATTTCACCACTATCAGGTTCTAAATTTCTCATAATTATTTTAAATAAAGTTGATTTTCCTTGTCCATTTTGTCCAATAACTGCAACTCTTTGACTACTATTTAAAGTAAAATTTGCATTTTTTAAAATAACTTTTGTATCGTATTGTTTTGAAATATTTTGAAGGTCGATTAATGCCATATTTATATTGTTTTCCTATAAAGTTAAAGTTTATATGCTATCTAAAAATATGTTAATAACTAATTATAGTTATTTATAAGTAGAATTATTGGTAAATTTATTTACATAGATATATAATAAAATTTAAAGTAAATAGCTTAAATTTAAAAATTTTTGATACAATAGCGAAAATTTTTTAAGGGATTAATTTGAAACAAAAATCAATTATTTCGTATTTTTATGGTTTTTTTGTTGTTTGGTTTGTTGCAACTGTTTTACTATTTTTATATGGTGGATTCTTTGCCGTTTATCAAGGAACAATACTTTCTGTTTTAGAACTAAGTTTATCATTTGACAATGCTGTTGTAAATGCAACGATTCTAGCAACAATGGCTTTAATTTGGAGAAAAAGATTTCTTCTTTGGGGTATGATAATAGCTGTTTTTGGAGTACGATTTGTATTTCCTATTCTAATAGTCTATTTTTCAACTTCTATGGGCTTTGTTGATTCCTTTAATCTTGCGATTAATAATCCAGCTGAATATGAAAAAATAATAGAGAGTTCTCATCATATTATTATGTCTTTTGGTGGAATGTTTCTTTTAATGTTATTTCTAAAGTTTTTATTTGATGAAAATAAAGATATACATTGGATAAAAAGTATTGAAAATATTGCAGTAAAACTTTCAAAAGTTGGTGATATAAAAGCATTGTTTGTAATGTTCTTAATGCTAGGTATTACATATATAGCACCAAATGAAGTGGTAATGGGTGATAAAATGGTAGTAGTAAATAAAATAGAGATTTTAGTTCCTATGATTATTGGTGTTATTGCTTTTTATTTACTTGAACTTTTAAAAGGTGTTATAGAAAATAAAAATGAAGAGCAAGGGTCTGATATTACAAAATTAAGTGGAGGATTTATCTCTTTTATGTATCTTGAACTTATTGATATGAGTTTTTCATTAGATGGAGTTTTAGGAGCATTTGCTATTACACAAAATATTGTAATAATTATGCTTGGTCTTGGTGTTGGAGCAATGGCTGTAAGAAGTCTTACAATTTATATGGTTGAAAAAGAAGTTGTGTCAAAATATATTTATTTAGAACATGGTGCTATGTGGAGTATTGGTCTTTTGGCTTTATCTATGATGGTGCAGATTTTTTATCATTTACCTCCAATGCTCATAACAACTTTTGCAATAGTTCCTATAACATTAGCTTTTGTTCATTCTATATATAAAAATAAAAATTTTATTCTAGATGAAGAAAATAGTAAGTAATTAATACTTACTATTTTCTTACAATTACCATTTCAAAAGTTGATTTTTGTACAACCAAAGCTTTCTTATCAGGTACTACACTTAAAGAATTTATATTTTGAATTTTACTTTTATAGAGTTCTACTTCATTTTCTAATTCTTCAATTTTTTTATTTAATTGTAAAATAATATCAACGCCAGCAAGATTTACCCCTAAATCTCTAGTTAAAGTTAATACATATTTTATGTGATTAATATCTTTTTGTGAATAAAGTCTTATTTTACCATTTGTACGACTTGGTTTTATCAAACCTTCTCGTTCATATTGTCTTAGAGTTTGTGGATGAATATTTAAAATTTCTGCAACAGCAGAAATTAAATATACAGGTTCTATATAACTGTTTTTTTCCATAGATAAAACTCCTTTAATTAATTGGAAGTTTATCTTCCATCATTTTTACTAAATTTTCATCTAAATCTTCAAGTTTTGGTAAAACAATATTTGCTTTTAAATATAAATCACCTTTAATCCCACTTTTTCTATTTAGAACTCCAAGTTCTTTTACTCTAAATTTTTGATTTTGTTTTGTATTTTGTGGAACTTTTAATGTTATATCTTTATGAATTGTTTTTATATCAACTTTTCCACCAAAAAGTGCAGTTTTTAGAGGTATGTCAAAATATTTTGTTAGAGTATCTCCTTCTCTCGTATACTCTGAACTTGAGGCTACATTTATTTTTAGTATTAAATCACCTTTTTGTCCTTGATATGATTTCCCTTTACCTTTTGCTCGTATCTTTTGTCCACTTTCTATTCCTTCTGGAATTTTTACATCAAATGAGTCATTATTTAAAGATATGTGTTGTTTTCCACCAAGAATTGCTACTTCAAAAGGAATTGTAACTTGTGCATTTGTATCTAAATCTGGTTCATCAAAACCAAAATTTCCAAAACCACCACGACTAAAGCCACCACCAAAACCACCAGCTCCTCCAAACATTTGTCTTAGAATTTCATCTAAATCAACTCCATTACCTTGGCTTCTTGCAAAATCACTAAAGTTTTGTCCACCAAACATAGAATCACCATATTGGTCATATTGTTGTTTTTTCTCTGGATTACTTAGGACTTCATAAGCTGCGTTTATCTCTTTGAATTTTTCTTCAGCTTTTGGATCCTTATTTACATCAGGGTGATATTTTCTTGCAAGTTTTCTATAAGCTTTTTTTATCTCTTCAGCAGTTGCATTTTCACTAACTTCTAATGTTTCATATAAACTTTTTGCCATTTCCTAATCCTATATTAATAAAATATTTAAATATTTAAAATAGGATTATATCACAAAGGTTGAGTCAATGTCAATCAACTTTATAAGGAAGTTGAATTCTAAACATAGCACCTTTACATACAATATTGTTATGTAAAAATTTAATATTTTTTACACTTATATCTCCACCCATACTTTGATTTATAATTTTTCTTGTCATATATAAACCAAGTCCTGTACCTTGATATTGATGTTTTGTTGTGAAATAAGGTTCAAATATTTTATCTACAATATCATTATCTATTCCAAAAGCATTATCACAAATAGAAATTTCAACAAATTCATCAAGTTTTTTTGTACTAATCTTGATAATTCTCATATCATTTTCTTTTAAATTTAAGTTAAGAGCATCTTTAGCATTATTTAAAATATTGATTACAGCTTGAGAAAATTCATTATCTACATTATAAATAAAAATATCATCTTCTAAATCCAAAACTATTTCTATATTAAATTTCTTAAAAAAATCTTCTATTAAAGATATACTACTTTTGATATTTTCATTTACATTAAACATAGATTTATGTTTATCTATCTTTAAAAAATCATTAAAAGTATCTATTGTATTTGAAAGATGTTCTGTTGTTTTTAAAATTAGTTTTAGTGAATCTTCTAGATTTGTACTATTTAAAGCATTTAAATCATTTTTTAGTTTTAGATTTGATGCTGTTATTGAAATAATATTTAAAGGTTGTCTCCATTGATGAGCTATATTTGCTATCATTTCTCCCATAGCTGCTAGTTTTTGTTGTTCAGCCATAAGATTTTCTTTTCTTTTTATATCTTCTATATCAATAATAGTTAAAATTTTAAATGTTTGATTATTTATAAATGCATCTTTTATATTTATAACAGCACTAAATTTTGTATTGTCCTCTCTTATTATAACTGTTTCTATACTATCCTTATTTATACTTTTTACTATATTTTGGTCAAAAATTATATCATTAAAATTTTTATTTATTAAATCAGAGCGATTTTCTTTACTTAAAAGTTCTAAGGCAATTTTATTGCAATCAACTATCTTGTTATCTTTAAAGATAATGATTGCTTCCATTGTTGTATCTAAAATAAGTCTTAACTCTTCATTTTTTTCGTTTAGTTCTTCTTTTGCAGCTTTTAGCTTAAAATTAATTTCACTTAATAAAGTTACATCATAAATATATAAAATAACTAGCTCATCTTCTATATCCAAAGGAGAGATTGTTATACTTTGTTGCATTTGATTAAATACCTTGTCCGCAACATTTTTTAATTCAATATTAATTAAATAATCATTTGTTTGTGGAGTATAAAAAGTAGGAGAATTTAGTTTTAAAGAAGTTATAATTTTTCTTTTTAATCTTTTTTCATCAATATTTGAGTAAAAGTCTAAAATACTTTTATTCAAAATAGATGAACTAAAAATTCCAGTTCTTAATTCAAGCCATTTATTCCAAAATAAAACTTTCAAATCTTTATTTAGTACAATAATTCCATTATCAACAGTATTACTTATTATGTCAAATTTATTTTTTCTCAACTTCAAAATTCTTCCAAAATTTTATTTAATTTTTCTTTTATGAATAAAATAGAGTTATCAGTTGTCAAAATAAATAATTCACCATGAATATTTAAATCTTCAAATTCTAACTTTGTAGATATAATAATAACTTTTTCATAGTTACTTATAAAAAGGTTATTTAATTGAGTTATTGAATTTATAACTTTTATTGTTGGAGCAGAAAAAGATACATTTGTTTCTATATCTTCAGCTAATTTACTTATAGTTGAAGATGATAAAATATTTGTTATTTCTAACGTTATATCACAAATATCTTCATCATTTAATTCATTTTCATTTAATCCAAATTTATTTGCCATATTAGTTGCAGATATTTTATCAATTAAAAACATATTTTCACCACTTAAATGACCATTGATTTGTTGAAGAGCTATATAATGTTCATTTTCAAGGTTTAATTCTTTTGATAAATAAGCTTTTAAATTTGAAGCGTCAATTATTTTAATTTTAGGAATACTAAGTTTTGCAAAAGCATCTAAAATCTCAGTGATTGCAGCTGTTGCACTACCATAAGCAACATTCATCAATTCTTGAAGGCAATCTTGTTCATCTTCAGTTAGTATAATATTTGATTCCATAAACTTAACCTATGATACTAATTTATGTAAAATTTGTTGCATTTTATTAATGTCAATAGGCTTTTTTATAAAATTAAAAGCACCTAATTCTATAGCTCTATCTACTGCTTGCTTTTGGATATCTGCTGAAATTACAACAACTTTAGCACTGTTATCAAATTCTTTTATATATTTTAAAGCATCAAAACCATCCATGATAGGCATAGTTAAATCCATAAAAGTAATATTTGGATTATGTTCCTTATACAAATCTAATGCCTCTTGACCATTTTGTGCTTCAAAAATTTCATATTCTTGCTTTAAGGCTTCTTCAATAGTTCTTATTACCATCTTTCTTGCCATCTTTGAATCATCAGTAACTAAAATCTTCATAAACTACCTTTTAAAATAATCTTGTATTCTATCAATTAATATTTAAAACTTACTTTATAAAATTTTGCTATACTCTTTTTTATGAAAAAATATGATTATATAATTATCGGAGCAGGTATTTGTGGCTGTTCATTAGCTTATTTTTTAAATAAGCATTCAAATAATATTTTATTAATAGATAAAAATTCTGATGTAGCATTTGGTGCAAGTGGTGCAGCTGGAGCTTTTTTATCTCCACTTTTAGGAAAACCAAATGATTTTAAAAATTTAGTTACAAAAGCTTTAAATTTTTCTTTAGAAATATATAAAAAAGATTTTCCTGATTTTATTCAAAATGTTGGAACTTGTAGAATTCCTAAAAATGAAGAAGATGCTCAAAAATTTAAGAGTTATATTCCTTTTATGGATTTTGAATTTAAAGCTTTTGAAAAAGGTTATTTTTTTCCTATCGGAAGCGTTGTAAACTCTTATCAAATTTGTAAAGAATTATCTAAAAATGTAGAAAAACTATTTGATTATGAAGTTTTAAAAATAGAACAACAAAATAATATTTGGAAAATAAATAATGAAATTGAAGCAAAAAAGCTATTTTTATGTACAGGTGCAGATATAACATTGATAAATGAACCATATTTTGATATTCGAGCTGTTTGGGGACAAAAAATAGATATTTTAAGTTCTACAAAAGTTGATATAAATTATCATCAAGAATGTTCTTTGTCAAAAAGTATAGAACAAAAAGGTAAAAATCTTATATCTATAGGAGCAACTCATAATAGATTTAAAGATAATATGCAAGATTCTTCATATAATTTAAAATTAAAAAATATTAATAAGATAAAGCATAATGAAAAAACTTTAGAGATAATTAATAAAGATACAAATGATTTATTAGAAAAAGCAAATAATATAAAAAAACTAGAAGATGTAGAGATTATTGATATAAAAATAGGTTCAAGAGCTTCTAGTATTGATTATTTTCCTATGGTTGGGAAATTAGTTGATAGTAAAAATAGTTTTATTAAGTATCCTCATATAAAAAATGGGACACATATAAAAAATGAAAACTTGATTTTATATGAGAATCTTTATACTATTAATGGCGTAGGTGGACGAGGATTTGTATTATCTTTATACTTAGCTTCAAATTTAGTAGATTCAGTTATAAATAATAAGATATTAGATGATAATATTACAAACTATAGACTGTTTTCAAGATGGGCTAGAAAACAAAAGGATTAGAATGAAAAATACAATAAAAGTAGTTTTTTTAGGATTAGTTGGATTTGCATTATTAGTATATTTAACAATGCCAGATTTTAGCATTGAAAAGGATACAAAACAAGAGCTATCATTTTCTTTTCTTCCAAAGTTTTTTGATGTTGTCGGGAAAAATCCGTATACTAAAAAAGATGAATTTTTTAAAAATGCTGAAAAAACATATCTTGTTGTTTTAAATCATGATTCTTTAGCTATTTTTAAAGATTTATATAAAAAAACAGATAAGAATATAGTGTTAATAGCAAATATTTCAAATACTCCTTGGTTAATTAAACAAATAGCAATCAATGGTGAGTTAGAAAACATGTATCAAAATTCAAGAATTCCTTTAATAAATGATTCAGATGGATCATTTGTAAAATCTCTAGGTTTAAACGATAATTCTCAAAGTAATTATTTTGTATATGCTTTGTTAGAAGATGGAAGTATCGAAAAACTTTTTAAGAATAGTGTAAAAAAAGGTGCTTTACAAGATGGTATAAATCAAGAGGATATAGATAATAGCTTAGAAGAATTTTTAAATAAATTAAAATAATTTGTATCAAATTGTAACAAAGTTTAAAAAATACTTAAATAAAAGATTTCTTGTGTATATTTAGAACAACTAAAATAAATATTACTATATAATCGCTAATTTTTATTTACTTAAAAATAAAACTTTGTTTAATATCTTAAATTTTAACCTTTTCCCAAAAAAATAATTAAGTATCACATAAGTATTAAGTAGTTATTTTTCTAAAAATGGATTCATTTGAGGAGGAAGTATGGTTGATTCATTGGATAGAGTAAGGGAAGTTTTTACTCAGAAATCAGTAAGAGTAAATACAAATAAAGGTGATGAGTATTACAACTTATTATTTGAAAAAGCAAAAAATAGATTAAAATCTTTAAGAGAGGAACAGCCACTTAAAGATATTGATATGATGGATGTTATTGAAAGTGAAGGTATAAATAGAAGAGATTTTATGAAGTGGGTTAGTGCAACAACTGCTACACTTATGCTTCCTCATATGTTTGCTCCACTTGTAGCTGAAGCTACTGAACTTATGAATAGAGTACCTGTTATTTGGATAGAGTTACAAGACTGTGCAGGAAATTCTGAAGCACTTTTAAGAAGTTCTGCTCCAACGGTTGATGATTTATTATTTGATGTATTGAGTTTAGAATTTCATGAAGCTTTACAAGCATGTGCTGGGCATGATGCTGATAAACAATTAGAAGAAGCAGTTGAACACTTTAAAGGAAAATATCTTCTATTTGTAGAAGGTGCAATTCCTATGGCAAATAGTGGTCAGTATGGAACTATTGGTGCTAGTGGTGAGACTTTTCATGAACATTTAATGAGAATGTCAAAAGATGCAGCAGCTATTGTTGCTGTTGGTACATGTGCTACTTTTGGTGGAGTTCCAGCAGCAGCTCCAAATCCAACTGGAGCAGTTGGTGTTATGGACTTAGTAAAGGGTAAACCTATTATTAATATTCCTGCCTGTCCCGCAAATCCAGCAAATATGGTTGGTGTTATACTTCATTATGTTTTAACTGGACAAATTCCAGAACTAG
Proteins encoded in this window:
- a CDS encoding DnaJ family protein, whose product is MAKSLYETLEVSENATAEEIKKAYRKLARKYHPDVNKDPKAEEKFKEINAAYEVLSNPEKKQQYDQYGDSMFGGQNFSDFARSQGNGVDLDEILRQMFGGAGGFGGGFSRGGFGNFGFDEPDLDTNAQVTIPFEVAILGGKQHISLNNDSFDVKIPEGIESGQKIRAKGKGKSYQGQKGDLILKINVASSSEYTREGDTLTKYFDIPLKTALFGGKVDIKTIHKDITLKVPQNTKQNQKFRVKELGVLNRKSGIKGDLYLKANIVLPKLEDLDENLVKMMEDKLPIN
- a CDS encoding PAS domain-containing sensor histidine kinase codes for the protein MRKNKFDIISNTVDNGIIVLNKDLKVLFWNKWLELRTGIFSSSILNKSILDFYSNIDEKRLKRKIITSLKLNSPTFYTPQTNDYLINIELKNVADKVFNQMQQSITISPLDIEDELVILYIYDVTLLSEINFKLKAAKEELNEKNEELRLILDTTMEAIIIFKDNKIVDCNKIALELLSKENRSDLINKNFNDIIFDQNIVKSINKDSIETVIIREDNTKFSAVINIKDAFINNQTFKILTIIDIEDIKRKENLMAEQQKLAAMGEMIANIAHQWRQPLNIISITASNLKLKNDLNALNSTNLEDSLKLILKTTEHLSNTIDTFNDFLKIDKHKSMFNVNENIKSSISLIEDFFKKFNIEIVLDLEDDIFIYNVDNEFSQAVINILNNAKDALNLNLKENDMRIIKISTKKLDEFVEISICDNAFGIDNDIVDKIFEPYFTTKHQYQGTGLGLYMTRKIINQSMGGDISVKNIKFLHNNIVCKGAMFRIQLPYKVD
- a CDS encoding chemotaxis protein CheC, which gives rise to MESNIILTEDEQDCLQELMNVAYGSATAAITEILDAFAKLSIPKIKIIDASNLKAYLSKELNLENEHYIALQQINGHLSGENMFLIDKISATNMANKFGLNENELNDEDICDITLEITNILSSSTISKLAEDIETNVSFSAPTIKVINSITQLNNLFISNYEKVIIISTKLEFEDLNIHGELFILTTDNSILFIKEKLNKILEEF
- a CDS encoding response regulator; this translates as MKILVTDDSKMARKMVIRTIEEALKQEYEIFEAQNGQEALDLYKEHNPNITFMDLTMPIMDGFDALKYIKEFDNSAKVVVISADIQKQAVDRAIELGAFNFIKKPIDINKMQQILHKLVS
- a CDS encoding FAD-dependent oxidoreductase produces the protein MKKYDYIIIGAGICGCSLAYFLNKHSNNILLIDKNSDVAFGASGAAGAFLSPLLGKPNDFKNLVTKALNFSLEIYKKDFPDFIQNVGTCRIPKNEEDAQKFKSYIPFMDFEFKAFEKGYFFPIGSVVNSYQICKELSKNVEKLFDYEVLKIEQQNNIWKINNEIEAKKLFLCTGADITLINEPYFDIRAVWGQKIDILSSTKVDINYHQECSLSKSIEQKGKNLISIGATHNRFKDNMQDSSYNLKLKNINKIKHNEKTLEIINKDTNDLLEKANNIKKLEDVEIIDIKIGSRASSIDYFPMVGKLVDSKNSFIKYPHIKNGTHIKNENLILYENLYTINGVGGRGFVLSLYLASNLVDSVINNKILDDNITNYRLFSRWARKQKD
- a CDS encoding hydrogenase small subunit; amino-acid sequence: MVDSLDRVREVFTQKSVRVNTNKGDEYYNLLFEKAKNRLKSLREEQPLKDIDMMDVIESEGINRRDFMKWVSATTATLMLPHMFAPLVAEATELMNRVPVIWIELQDCAGNSEALLRSSAPTVDDLLFDVLSLEFHEALQACAGHDADKQLEEAVEHFKGKYLLFVEGAIPMANSGQYGTIGASGETFHEHLMRMSKDAAAIVAVGTCATFGGVPAAAPNPTGAVGVMDLVKGKPIINIPACPANPANMVGVILHYVLTGQIPELDSLLRPKFAFGYRIHDNCERRAHFDAGEFVEEWGDEGAKNNWCLYKVGCKGPMTFNNCSIIRYNEGTNWPIGVGRGCIGCSEPDFWDKYAYERPMATARIKAPTGGVEKTVDEFGLGLLTATAVGIGVHAVASIIAGKKSNEEEEK